In a single window of the Nitrospira sp. MA-1 genome:
- a CDS encoding tetratricopeptide repeat protein, whose translation MVKSINHHNRLRKKPAISFKAIALFCLLPHCASTPPPSNLPPSESDLNLLGKATLCQTKAEAQRTWLQPGMQGSPWGGGKEIFRETASPNKQAQWFMFNEDQTLVGVITVFPLGLSLEDYPTLRHTLAQLPPAREFFFHSSQLLKEQTPDSGTLHRTGEATTTHQYFMRHTNGKQDQLVMAVFVLDPYETLLDGSHSKFLSYIKDPDSSEKEPPNPSGQSESEKEFLGLQQFARGEIALFASCGNKQPEIALDAYQKAIQYGLSDPKQLAEAHHRLGLALRSMGRLTEATTTLEQALTIQPYSAVILNSYGSVLTELGKLPKAIETYEKALALQPNYAQARFNLAEAYESHNPKRAIQEYETFLILAGNNPEEATKVDLAKNRIKALQGGVRQ comes from the coding sequence ATGGTAAAATCGATCAACCATCACAATCGACTCCGCAAAAAGCCGGCAATTTCCTTCAAAGCGATTGCGCTTTTTTGCTTACTCCCACATTGCGCCAGCACCCCACCTCCCTCGAACCTTCCGCCTTCGGAAAGCGACCTCAATCTCTTAGGAAAGGCCACTTTGTGCCAAACCAAAGCAGAGGCTCAAAGGACTTGGCTGCAACCAGGGATGCAGGGATCTCCATGGGGCGGAGGCAAGGAAATCTTTCGTGAAACTGCATCACCCAACAAACAAGCACAATGGTTCATGTTCAATGAAGACCAGACCCTTGTGGGGGTCATCACCGTATTCCCGCTTGGCCTTTCCTTAGAAGATTATCCGACCCTCCGTCATACTCTGGCGCAATTACCCCCGGCTCGTGAATTCTTTTTTCATTCTTCCCAACTCTTAAAAGAGCAAACACCCGATTCTGGCACTCTACACCGGACGGGAGAAGCCACGACCACCCATCAATATTTCATGCGACACACCAATGGGAAACAGGACCAACTGGTCATGGCAGTTTTCGTTCTTGATCCCTATGAAACGCTTTTAGATGGCAGTCATTCAAAATTTCTCTCCTATATTAAAGATCCGGATTCCTCGGAGAAAGAACCCCCAAACCCAAGTGGACAATCAGAATCGGAAAAGGAATTTTTAGGACTTCAGCAATTTGCCAGAGGGGAGATCGCCCTATTTGCGTCGTGCGGCAACAAGCAGCCAGAAATAGCCTTGGACGCTTATCAAAAAGCTATTCAATATGGATTATCTGATCCGAAACAGTTGGCGGAAGCCCACCATCGTCTTGGGTTGGCCTTACGAAGCATGGGTAGACTTACAGAAGCCACAACTACATTAGAGCAGGCCCTGACCATCCAGCCATACTCAGCAGTCATCCTAAATAGTTACGGCTCAGTCCTGACGGAACTTGGAAAATTACCCAAGGCTATCGAAACCTATGAAAAGGCTTTGGCCTTGCAGCCAAACTATGCTCAGGCCCGATTCAATTTGGCTGAGGCTTACGAATCCCATAACCCCAAACGCGCCATTCAAGAATATGAAACTTTCTTGATACTGGCGGGGAACAATCCAGAGGAAGCGACAAAAGTTGACTTGGCTAAAAATAGAATAAAAGCACTACAAGGCGGAGTCAGACAGTAG
- a CDS encoding ubiquitin-like protein Pup has translation MDKQERKNESRKPSSPKESEDVRADPSVAETGQRLKEEMDELVDEIDKVLEENAAEFVKNYVQKGGE, from the coding sequence ATGGACAAGCAAGAGCGGAAAAATGAATCTCGAAAACCGAGCTCTCCAAAAGAATCAGAGGATGTTCGAGCAGATCCGAGTGTTGCGGAAACCGGCCAGCGCTTAAAAGAAGAAATGGATGAGCTGGTTGATGAAATTGATAAAGTGTTAGAAGAGAATGCAGCTGAATTTGTCAAAAACTATGTACAAAAAGGTGGGGAATAG
- a CDS encoding bifunctional (p)ppGpp synthetase/guanosine-3',5'-bis(diphosphate) 3'-pyrophosphohydrolase: MGATHLTDIEQLMDQVKAYYPEADTNFIRRAYDYSAKAHDGQTRQTGEPYVQHPLAVAGILTFLKLDVPAIVAGLLHDTLEDTVATRAELEKEFGSDVARLVEGVTKIGQIPFKTDEEKQAENFRKMVLSMADDIRVVFIKLADRLHNMQTLEALSDERRKKIAQETMEIYAPLANRLGMSWIKQQLEDLCFQYLEPDAWSHLKLRLAKKDEERQEYIQSLIHLAQQALLSVGLPGQIDGRPKHLFSIYQKMERRSVSFDEIFDLTAVRIVTDTKMNCYAILGLLHSIWPPVPGRFKDYVATPRSNLYQSLHTTVVGPQGEYVEFQIRTADMHRINEYGVAAHWLYKEPGKVGGRDEQVFSWLRQFVEWHKDLADNRQFMDSVKLDLFHDVVFVFTPTGEVREIPVGATPLDFAYAIHTEIGDHCVGAKINGKLVPLRYQLSSGDMVEILTSPSQVPHRGWLKFVRTSRAKTKIKHWFKVEEQKRALELGRRLLEQEFRRHNLPVAQSLKSERLSSMAKAKGSETVDELIRQVGFGRLSPDQIVSHFYEGAEQGPSPSPKGVPLFPQQKMPGLLREGSVKFGGTKDVLMQLSKCCKPVPGEPIRGYITRGRGLTIHAIDCPNFQSLEWDHNRLVEVEWDSELDGTHSVEVSVLTLDRTGVLAKVSAGISQCQANITRAEISTREDRKAVLDFVIEVKNTAHLELILQEIQRVDGILSAKRVRGW, translated from the coding sequence ATGGGCGCGACGCACTTGACGGATATTGAACAGCTTATGGATCAGGTAAAAGCCTATTATCCTGAGGCTGATACCAACTTTATCAGACGAGCTTATGACTATTCTGCGAAAGCGCATGATGGTCAGACTCGACAAACCGGTGAACCCTATGTTCAGCATCCGTTAGCAGTCGCTGGGATTTTAACTTTTCTAAAATTGGACGTTCCCGCGATTGTTGCTGGGCTATTACATGACACTCTCGAAGATACCGTAGCGACCAGAGCCGAGTTAGAAAAAGAATTTGGAAGTGACGTGGCTCGTTTAGTCGAGGGTGTGACAAAAATCGGGCAAATTCCTTTTAAAACTGATGAAGAGAAGCAAGCGGAAAATTTCCGTAAAATGGTTCTCTCTATGGCCGATGATATTCGAGTGGTGTTTATCAAATTAGCGGACCGACTGCATAATATGCAGACCCTTGAAGCCTTATCGGACGAGAGACGAAAAAAAATTGCGCAAGAAACCATGGAAATTTATGCGCCTCTAGCCAATCGACTTGGTATGAGTTGGATTAAACAGCAGCTAGAGGATCTGTGTTTCCAGTATTTGGAACCGGATGCCTGGTCTCATTTGAAGTTACGTTTGGCCAAAAAGGATGAGGAGCGACAGGAATATATTCAATCCCTGATTCACCTGGCTCAGCAGGCACTCTTGAGCGTCGGACTGCCGGGACAGATTGATGGGCGACCCAAGCATCTCTTTAGCATTTATCAGAAAATGGAGCGCCGGTCGGTATCTTTTGATGAAATTTTTGATTTGACGGCTGTTCGCATTGTGACGGATACCAAAATGAATTGTTACGCCATATTGGGCTTGCTGCATTCCATTTGGCCTCCCGTCCCTGGTCGCTTTAAAGACTACGTCGCGACTCCACGTTCAAACTTATATCAATCGTTGCATACGACGGTGGTAGGCCCACAAGGCGAGTATGTGGAATTCCAAATTCGGACGGCGGATATGCATCGAATTAATGAATACGGTGTAGCAGCCCATTGGTTGTATAAGGAACCAGGGAAAGTTGGCGGACGGGACGAACAGGTGTTCAGTTGGCTCAGGCAGTTTGTGGAATGGCATAAGGACCTTGCCGATAACCGTCAGTTTATGGATTCGGTTAAGTTGGATTTATTCCATGACGTGGTGTTTGTGTTTACCCCAACAGGGGAAGTGCGGGAGATTCCTGTCGGGGCCACCCCTTTAGACTTTGCATATGCGATTCATACGGAAATCGGAGATCATTGTGTCGGGGCAAAAATTAATGGGAAATTAGTTCCACTTCGTTATCAGTTAAGCAGTGGGGATATGGTAGAAATTCTAACTTCCCCGTCGCAGGTGCCTCATCGCGGGTGGCTGAAATTTGTCCGAACTTCACGGGCTAAAACCAAAATCAAGCATTGGTTTAAGGTTGAAGAGCAAAAGCGGGCACTGGAACTTGGTCGACGTTTGTTGGAACAAGAATTTCGGCGACACAATCTTCCCGTCGCGCAATCGTTAAAATCGGAACGCCTCTCGTCAATGGCTAAGGCAAAGGGCAGTGAAACGGTGGACGAATTAATTCGGCAGGTTGGATTTGGCCGGTTGTCCCCGGATCAAATTGTCAGTCATTTTTACGAAGGGGCTGAACAAGGGCCTTCGCCTTCCCCGAAAGGTGTCCCTCTCTTCCCTCAGCAAAAAATGCCAGGTCTCCTTCGGGAGGGATCTGTAAAGTTTGGGGGAACCAAAGACGTCTTGATGCAACTTTCCAAGTGTTGTAAGCCTGTTCCCGGTGAGCCGATTCGTGGATACATTACTCGTGGGAGGGGATTGACTATTCATGCGATCGATTGTCCGAACTTTCAGTCATTAGAATGGGATCACAATCGATTGGTGGAGGTTGAGTGGGATTCGGAGCTTGATGGCACCCATTCAGTGGAAGTGTCAGTTTTAACCCTGGATCGAACGGGAGTCTTGGCTAAGGTTTCCGCTGGAATTTCTCAGTGTCAAGCCAACATTACCAGGGCAGAGATTTCTACCAGGGAGGATAGAAAAGCCGTGTTAGATTTTGTCATCGAAGTTAAAAATACTGCACACCTTGAACTTATACTACAAGAGATCCAACGGG